A window of the Cystobacter fuscus genome harbors these coding sequences:
- a CDS encoding peptidylprolyl isomerase, translating to MSRCWGALSLKKQSLESRPGCVLSALGMVFTWLALSGCGDTKVVAEVGRSKLRRADVEFFRQTWSPGARPSASEALGALVDQQLLAEEARREGLEKDEVVRARLAAVEREVLAHALREKRLAEAESEVALRERYARGREGLSRRQVHVRHLMVRLPPREGAQGLARARSRINGLYARLLGGESFEVVAREGSEDRVSAEKGGDLGLVEEGQVDASFFAEAVALKKGQLSKPFATSYGLHLVEAVEDVRVVTPGFDEVRGRLAAEARREAETRLLTELRENIAVQTYPERLEVPAVGSGSATDAGETP from the coding sequence ATGTCGCGGTGCTGGGGGGCTCTCTCCCTGAAGAAGCAGTCCCTCGAGTCACGCCCCGGGTGTGTCCTGTCCGCGCTGGGAATGGTGTTCACCTGGCTGGCGCTGTCCGGATGCGGTGACACCAAGGTGGTGGCGGAGGTGGGCCGAAGCAAGCTCCGGCGCGCGGACGTGGAGTTCTTCCGACAGACCTGGAGCCCGGGGGCGAGGCCCTCTGCGTCGGAGGCGCTGGGGGCCTTGGTGGATCAGCAGTTGCTGGCCGAGGAGGCCCGGCGCGAAGGGCTGGAGAAGGACGAAGTTGTCCGGGCGCGGCTGGCGGCGGTGGAGCGTGAGGTCCTGGCTCACGCGCTGAGGGAGAAGCGGCTGGCGGAGGCGGAATCCGAGGTCGCCCTGCGCGAGCGCTACGCGCGCGGCCGCGAGGGCCTGTCGCGCAGGCAGGTCCACGTGCGCCACCTCATGGTGCGCCTGCCGCCCAGGGAGGGCGCGCAGGGTCTGGCCCGCGCGCGCTCGCGCATCAACGGCTTGTATGCCCGGCTGCTGGGCGGGGAGTCCTTCGAGGTGGTGGCCCGCGAGGGCTCCGAGGACAGGGTGAGCGCGGAGAAGGGGGGCGACCTGGGCCTTGTGGAGGAGGGGCAGGTGGATGCCAGCTTCTTCGCGGAGGCGGTCGCCCTGAAGAAGGGCCAGCTGTCCAAGCCCTTCGCCACGTCCTACGGGCTGCATCTGGTGGAGGCGGTGGAGGACGTGCGCGTCGTGACGCCGGGCTTCGACGAGGTGCGGGGTCGGCTGGCGGCGGAGGCGCGGCGGGAAGCCGAGACGCGGCTGCTGACGGAGCTGCGCGAGAACATCGCGGTTCAGACGTACCCGGAGCGACTCGAGGTCCCCGCGGTGGGATCAGGGTCCGCGACGGACGCGGGAGAAACCCCATGA